One Dehalococcoidales bacterium genomic region harbors:
- a CDS encoding DUF1565 domain-containing protein: MSLSLFRSHKFTFLFTLSTLLTFGAFLLNPAPQTALAAPNVFYVHPVTGSDSNPGTIASPFRTIQEALQIVQPGDTIKLADGTYNETLKTISAGTPAAQIIIEPVDGSHPILDGGGGNMVLLTIGHSYYTVRGIEFTNAKVGVRIEYATGVIFENNSIHHTGNEGMKLHFLSNDNIIRNNKIWTTGIYGNAEGIYIGTAPEQRSRYLGQPDVCINNIISGNEIWDVDEGIDIKEDSSFNTVVGNIVHEARDTNSGGINVRGDSNYFYNNLSYNGAGAGFRTGGDITYSPEYGDNYHYGQNNVLRNNIARDNSGYGYKFMYGPQDADTSNNGSGNGKVLYYYASGVTPFVTDSTQPDITPPGITGISAVPDVTSAVISWQTDEASDSLIDYGLSVSYGSNLSESALVSDHSLTLTELEPATTYHYRLTSRDAAGNAAVTDNLTFTTASIPDATPPIVPAAPVITEPAPAGGGGSSGGGGRAGGSGSGGGGGGGSAFVPAISVALDGLTSPFPIEITRESGVVQQNAHLTGADGRITLTVDKGNKMTDSGGKPVSTLSLSDIASLPAPPSDSVIIVALDLGPDGTIFEPFATLAVRIEVEAFPEGDETGQLYIAFWDDQQWQPLETMVDTATGTVSAKVTHFTNFAVIGVKPVEAVPAPAQVNAPTPAPPSPSPVTTPTPAPTSALAPEPTPAPAPTPALTPAFSTTPTPTPAPTPAPTLAPSPEAPPTSTNRGLVWGLIAAVVVKAATAFYFVRRKKTA, translated from the coding sequence TTGTCTCTATCGCTTTTCAGGTCGCATAAGTTTACCTTTCTTTTCACCCTGTCCACCCTTTTAACCTTTGGTGCTTTTTTGCTAAATCCCGCCCCACAGACGGCACTAGCGGCGCCAAACGTTTTTTATGTCCATCCGGTCACGGGCAGCGACTCGAATCCGGGCACAATCGCAAGCCCGTTTCGTACTATCCAGGAGGCTCTCCAGATTGTACAACCCGGTGATACGATCAAACTGGCCGATGGGACATACAATGAGACCCTTAAGACAATCAGCGCCGGGACACCTGCAGCACAGATCATTATTGAGCCAGTCGATGGCAGTCACCCGATACTGGATGGCGGGGGTGGAAACATGGTCCTGCTCACGATCGGCCATTCTTACTACACAGTAAGAGGCATCGAATTCACCAACGCCAAGGTCGGTGTGAGAATCGAATATGCCACCGGTGTGATTTTCGAGAACAACTCAATCCACCACACCGGTAATGAAGGCATGAAGCTACACTTCCTGTCCAACGACAATATCATACGGAACAATAAAATCTGGACTACCGGGATCTACGGCAACGCTGAAGGCATCTACATCGGTACTGCTCCGGAACAGCGGTCACGTTATCTGGGTCAACCCGACGTCTGCATCAATAACATCATCTCCGGCAACGAAATATGGGATGTAGACGAGGGCATTGACATCAAGGAAGATTCCTCGTTCAACACCGTGGTCGGCAATATAGTCCATGAGGCTCGTGACACCAACTCCGGCGGCATCAACGTTCGCGGCGACTCCAACTATTTCTACAATAACCTTTCCTATAACGGCGCCGGGGCCGGGTTCCGTACCGGCGGTGACATCACTTATAGCCCTGAGTACGGTGACAACTACCATTACGGCCAGAACAACGTGTTACGGAACAATATTGCTCGCGACAACTCCGGATACGGGTACAAGTTTATGTACGGCCCCCAAGACGCCGACACATCCAATAACGGGTCGGGAAACGGGAAGGTTCTGTACTATTATGCTTCCGGGGTCACTCCATTCGTCACCGATAGCACTCAACCTGATATCACGCCGCCAGGGATCACCGGCATCTCGGCGGTTCCCGACGTTACATCAGCCGTAATTTCCTGGCAGACGGATGAAGCATCCGACTCCCTTATCGACTACGGGCTGTCGGTTAGCTATGGCTCAAACCTGTCCGAATCAGCTCTGGTAAGCGACCATAGCCTTACCCTGACGGAGCTTGAGCCGGCGACCACCTATCATTACCGCCTCACTTCCAGAGATGCGGCCGGCAATGCCGCCGTCACCGATAATCTTACCTTTACCACAGCCTCTATACCGGATGCCACGCCGCCCATTGTGCCCGCTGCACCGGTTATTACAGAACCTGCTCCAGCAGGCGGGGGAGGCTCCAGTGGCGGTGGAGGTAGGGCAGGAGGCAGTGGAAGTGGTGGTGGTGGCGGTGGTGGTAGTGCCTTTGTCCCGGCAATCTCTGTAGCTCTGGACGGACTAACCTCTCCATTTCCAATAGAAATAACGAGGGAATCCGGTGTTGTCCAGCAAAACGCTCATTTAACTGGCGCAGATGGAAGGATAACTTTGACTGTGGACAAAGGGAACAAGATGACAGACTCCGGCGGCAAGCCGGTGTCCACTCTTTCTCTCAGTGACATAGCTTCATTGCCGGCGCCACCGTCAGACAGTGTAATCATAGTCGCTTTGGACCTCGGTCCTGACGGTACCATTTTTGAGCCATTCGCCACGCTGGCAGTCAGAATCGAGGTTGAAGCCTTTCCGGAAGGGGACGAAACGGGCCAGTTATATATCGCCTTCTGGGACGACCAGCAGTGGCAACCACTGGAAACCATGGTAGACACTGCCACCGGCACTGTCTCAGCCAAGGTGACGCATTTTACGAACTTTGCAGTTATAGGGGTGAAGCCGGTAGAGGCTGTCCCCGCACCGGCTCAGGTAAACGCGCCCACACCCGCACCGCCAAGCCCATCCCCGGTAACTACACCCACGCCCGCTCCCACATCCGCGCTCGCGCCTGAACCTACACCTGCTCCCGCTCCCACGCCCGCGCTAACACCAGCCTTTTCAACCACACCCACGCCAACGCCAGCACCCACACCTGCGCCCACTCTGGCGCCGTCACCCGAAGCCCCGCCTACCAGCACTAACCGGGGGCTGGTATGGGGATTAATTGCAGCAGTCGTAGTCAAAGCGGCGACAGCATTCTACTTTGTTAGAAGAAAGAAGACAGCATAA
- a CDS encoding PAS domain S-box protein — MGSQNTEKEQIIRELIECQQRINELEALGSQQKETILEARAMFENLFESSPEALIVVDRRGYITRLNIQAESLFGYTRQELIGKDHGILVPEQVREKHAAALKTYMEQPRIRVMGIGLELWGRRKDGTEFPADIDLGPLEIDKELFVLSIVRDATKRKGLEIDLQESEQKYRELADLFPEVIFETDVQGTLTYANRKALDSFNINPEDMKKGISIFDYVTSKYRSVARQRFSRVLREGDIGTDEYALLKKDGTTFPALVHSASIARHGITLGVRGIAVDITERKQAELGLAESEKRFRTTLDAMLEGCVIIDFHWRYLYVNKAAVRIGHRTKKARLGHTMMEVFPGIEKQDTFSHLQKCMKDRVPDHYQTEFTFPEGNRIWFEVRAEPVPEGILILYEDITERKKLEEELKRYRQRLEQTVAERTAEFAEVNEKLTRQMEEHRKAEAGLVLRATILDNAREAIFLINPEGYFAYANEAAIKTYGYSRDEFLSMNLSQLLRTEEALLIPGRFKEVLRMGQMELETIHVRKDRSLMPVQVRHNLIKTLHGQFIVSVMRDMTDEFRLRLLLEQVPGIVWVTDSKLTLTLSAGTAPEMLGLKPGEGAGMPLAEYLEKNDLGTEFLAAHQRALAGASSSFEIENKKLGKTFYGWAAPLLDAQGKLAGTISIAVDAGEYQPV, encoded by the coding sequence ATGGGTAGCCAGAACACGGAAAAGGAACAAATTATACGTGAATTGATAGAGTGCCAGCAACGGATTAATGAGCTGGAGGCTCTGGGAAGCCAGCAAAAAGAAACGATACTTGAAGCCAGGGCGATGTTTGAAAATCTATTTGAGTCCTCTCCAGAAGCCCTGATTGTTGTTGACCGGAGGGGATATATTACGCGCCTGAACATTCAGGCAGAGAGTCTATTCGGCTATACCCGGCAGGAGTTGATCGGCAAAGATCACGGTATCCTGGTGCCGGAACAGGTAAGAGAAAAACATGCCGCTGCCCTGAAGACGTATATGGAGCAACCGCGTATCCGCGTCATGGGAATAGGACTGGAACTATGGGGTCGGAGGAAGGATGGTACCGAGTTTCCCGCGGATATTGACCTGGGACCACTTGAGATTGACAAGGAACTCTTTGTGCTCAGCATAGTCCGGGATGCGACCAAACGCAAAGGACTGGAAATTGACCTCCAGGAAAGTGAACAAAAGTACCGGGAACTGGCTGATTTGTTTCCCGAAGTTATCTTTGAGACTGACGTTCAGGGCACGCTCACTTATGCCAACCGGAAAGCCCTGGACTCCTTTAATATCAATCCGGAAGACATGAAGAAAGGGATTAGTATTTTTGACTATGTCACTTCCAAGTATCGAAGTGTTGCCAGACAAAGATTTTCCAGGGTTCTCCGGGAAGGAGACATCGGAACGGATGAATACGCATTACTAAAAAAAGACGGCACCACTTTCCCGGCTCTGGTGCACAGCGCATCAATTGCGCGGCATGGTATAACCCTGGGTGTACGGGGCATTGCTGTTGACATTACGGAGCGCAAGCAGGCAGAACTCGGGCTGGCGGAAAGCGAAAAACGGTTTCGGACAACTCTTGATGCCATGCTGGAAGGTTGTGTCATCATTGACTTCCACTGGCGCTATCTCTACGTCAACAAAGCGGCTGTCAGGATCGGCCACCGGACGAAGAAAGCAAGACTAGGTCACACTATGATGGAGGTTTTTCCGGGTATAGAAAAACAGGACACGTTTTCCCACCTCCAGAAATGTATGAAAGACCGCGTTCCAGACCATTATCAGACTGAATTCACTTTCCCGGAGGGAAATCGGATCTGGTTTGAAGTCCGGGCTGAGCCTGTTCCAGAAGGCATTTTGATACTATATGAGGACATCACTGAACGTAAAAAACTTGAGGAGGAGCTAAAAAGATACAGGCAGCGTCTTGAGCAAACGGTGGCAGAGCGTACCGCAGAGTTCGCCGAAGTCAATGAAAAATTAACGCGGCAAATGGAGGAACACAGAAAGGCAGAAGCAGGGCTGGTGCTCAGGGCGACCATCCTGGACAATGCCAGGGAGGCGATATTTCTCATCAATCCGGAGGGATATTTTGCCTACGCGAACGAGGCAGCCATAAAAACTTACGGCTACAGCCGCGACGAGTTTCTCAGTATGAACCTCAGTCAATTACTGAGAACCGAGGAGGCTCTGCTCATTCCCGGGCGCTTTAAAGAAGTGCTGAGAATGGGTCAGATGGAATTGGAGACAATCCATGTACGTAAAGACAGATCATTGATGCCGGTCCAGGTGCGGCACAACCTGATTAAGACACTTCACGGGCAGTTCATCGTCAGTGTTATGCGTGACATGACTGATGAGTTCAGGCTGCGATTACTGCTGGAGCAGGTGCCCGGTATAGTCTGGGTCACCGACAGCAAACTAACTTTGACGCTGTCAGCGGGTACGGCGCCGGAAATGTTAGGACTCAAGCCGGGTGAAGGGGCAGGTATGCCTCTCGCTGAATACCTGGAAAAGAACGACCTCGGGACAGAATTTCTGGCGGCACACCAACGCGCCCTGGCGGGAGCGTCCTCCAGCTTTGAAATTGAGAATAAGAAACTGGGCAAAACTTTCTATGGCTGGGCAGCGCCGCTCCTCGATGCTCAGGGAAAACTTGCGGGCACGATAAGCATCGCGGTAGACGCCGGCGAGTATCAGCCGGTATAA